Proteins encoded in a region of the Zea mays cultivar B73 chromosome 4, Zm-B73-REFERENCE-NAM-5.0, whole genome shotgun sequence genome:
- the LOC103653395 gene encoding amino acid permease 4: MEVAGNHVQSCRTELPEPQKPLVDDDGRPLRTGTLWTASAHIITAVIGSGVLSLAWGVAQLGWAGGPAAMVLFAAVIYYTSTLLAECYRCGDPTFGPRNRTYIDAVRATLGDSKERLCGAIQLSNLFGIGIGVSIAASVSMQAIRRAGCFHYRGHEDPCHASTSPYIAVFGVMQIVFSQIPDLDKVWWLSTVAAIMSFSYSTIGILLGVVQIVEHGGPRGSLAGVIGAGARVTMMQKVWRSLQAFGNIAFAYGFSIILLEIQDTIKSPPPSEAKVMKKATAVSVAVTTVIYLLCGCVGYAAFGGAAPDNLLTGFGFYEPFWLLDVANAFVVVHLVGTYQVMSQPVFAYVERRAAAAWPGSALVRDRHVRVGRAVAFSVSPARLAWRTAYVCVTTAVAMLLPFFGSVVGLIGAASFWPLTVYFPVEMYIAQHRVARGSMRWLLLQGLSAGCLVVSVAAAAGSIAGVVEDLKAHNPFCWSC, translated from the exons ATGGAGGTTGCCGGAAACCATGTTCAGAGCTGTCGCACGGAGCTGCCGGAGCCGCAGAAGCCGCTGGTGGACGACGACGGGCGGCCGCTCCGCACGGGCACGCTGTGGACGGCCAGCGCGCACATCATCACGGCGGTGATCGGCTCCGGCGTGCTGTCGCTCGCGTGGGGCGTGGCCCAGCTTGGGTGGGCGGGCGGCCCCGCCGCGATGGTGCTCTTCGCCGCCGTCATCTACTACACGTCCACGCTGCTCGCCGAGTGCTACCGCTGCGGCGACCCCACGTTCGGCCCGCGCAACCGCACCTACATCGACGCCGTCCGCGCCACCCTCGGCGACTCCAAGGAGAGGCTCTGCGGCGCCATCCAGCTCTCCAACCTCTTCGGCATCGGCATCGGCGTCTCCATTGCCGCCTCCGTCAGCATGCA GGCGATCCGGAGGGCCGGCTGCTTCCACTACCGAGGGCACGAGGACCCGTGCCACGCCTCCACCAGCCCATACATCGCCGTCTTCGGCGTCATGCAGATCGTCTTCTCGCAGATCCCCGACCTAGACAAGGTATGGTGGCTGTCCACCGTGGCCGCCATCATGTCCTTCTCCTACTCCACCATCGGCATCTTGCTCGGTGTTGTTCAGATTGTAG AACACGGAGGACCGAGGGGGAGCCTCGCCGGCGTCATCGGTGCTGGCGCCAGGGTCACcatgatgcagaaggtgtggcgcAGCCTGCAGGCTTTTGGGAACATCGCGTTCGCGTACGGTTTCTCTATCATCCTGCTCGAGATACAG GACACGATAAAGTCCCCGCCGCCGTCGGAGGCTAAGGTGATGAAGAAGGCGACGGCAGTGAGCGTGGCGGTGACCACGGTGATCTACCTGCTGTGCGGCTGCGTCGGGTACGCGGCGTTCGGGGGCGCGGCGCCGGACAACCTGCTCACGGGCTTCGGCTTCTAcgagcccttctggctgctggacgTGGCCAACGCGTTTGTGGTGGTGCACCTGGTGGGCACCTACCAGGTCATGTCCCAGCCCGTCTTCGCCTACGTCGAGCGCCGGGCGGCCGCCGCGTGGCCTGGCAGCGCGCTGGTTCGCGACAGGCACGTGAGGGTGGGGCGAGCCGTGGCCTTCTCCGTCAGCCCGGCGCGGCTCGCGTGGCGCACGGCGTACGTGTGCGTCACCACGGCGGTGGCGATGCTGCTGCCCTTCTTTGGCTCCGTTGTCGGTCTCATCGGCGCCGCCTCCTTCTGGCCGCTCACCGTCTACTTCCCCGTGGAGATGTACATCGCGCAGCACCGAGTGGCGCGGGGCAGCATGCGGTGGCTGCTCTTGCAGGGGCTCAGCGCCGGGTGCCTTGTTGTGTCCGTTGCTGCCGCTGCCGGGTCCATCGCCGGCGTCGTGGAAGACCTCAAGGCGCACAATCCCTTCTGCTGGTCGTGCTGA
- the LOC103653394 gene encoding uncharacterized protein, which produces MRLLLGSIAFLSKKPPWPPPAHQYFRSMHTETVGSWKHEMVTTEWSFHMLIQGERQQQWGGTVELAWQRDSIMVPKWLANRVMAFLIIYSEAIIVLLCCAITMALLLLELLKLKDNWQCSVCLEPTHLGIASGCFLEGCVIANLCGCVVLTGCGHIASDIHVLVLLIADELIQEQNQTNRNGGGGNTNAIMSIQQDSVQFCISFTLNDCCSMCLVVRWKPP; this is translated from the coding sequence ATGAGGTTGCTATTGGGGAGTATtgcatttttgtccaagaaacctCCATGGCCACCTCCAGCTCATCAATATTTCAGATCTATGCATACTGAAACTGTGGGAAGTTGGAAACACGAGATGGTGACTACAGAGTGGAGTTTCCATATGCTCATTCAAGGAGAACGACAACAACAATGGGGCGGTACTGTTGAACTGGCTTGGCAGAGGGATAGCATAATGGTGCCCAAGTGGCTTGCTAATAGAGTGATGGCATTTCTAATAATATATAGTGAGGCCATTATAGTTCTTCTCTGTTGTGCAATCACTATGGCCCTTTTATTGCTAGAATTACTCAAACTCAAGGATAATTGGCAGTGTTCTGTTTGCTTGGAACCAACACATCTTGGTATCGCTAGTGGTTGCTTCCTAGAGGGATGTGTCATTGCCAATCTATGTGGTTGTGTGGTACTGACAGGATGTGGCCATATAGCCAGTGATATACATGTGCTAGTTCTGTTGATAGCTGATGAGCTAATTCAAGAGCAAAACCAGACGAatcgcaatggaggtggaggcaatACAAATGCCATAATGTCAATTCAACAAGATTCGGTTCAGTTTTGTATTTCTTTCACATTGAATGATTGTTGTTCCATGTGTTTGGTTGTCCGTTGGAAACCACCATGA